One stretch of Asterias rubens chromosome 8, eAstRub1.3, whole genome shotgun sequence DNA includes these proteins:
- the LOC117293463 gene encoding oocyte zinc finger protein XlCOF6-like isoform X1 translates to MSQSDIMDSGHEVAVMDETGDPSSIAYTVEIRLVDDGYAVGHQENVIHMVSEQLVEDIPQVQPNDVQVEVITDDPNDGMNVSHGMTTEQMEENLMVTSFPGSTDHFTTLPAMSHHQIVTGDMVTYLPVSSIDHSQPHHHQIINHHGEGIGEMKLVQSLPSDPKQTVLLMEAPPQDPNQTESAVHDQSDTIKEMEIASAVEALEALTGLSNTFNAWAQQNPQGLPITEQELQPPLIKKKHKVKSGKHKSKKHKSGKHKKKKAKASDHNGDILQSPEDPCRCETCGKVFGSRLKLKNHLISHSDERPHVCDVCGSAFKRPRYLQIHKKSHYSDTVFACQYCDKTYFEKKRLRSHEKCHINPFSCDVCGKAYGDKRGLVIHYRTHTNEKPFLCRICERGFTSKAGVNKHERSHSGLKPYVCKICGKAYTQPTNLTDHERTHINDRTFACISCPKVFLARSSLRRHRVKNHPLEKPNVGKLQPLHSRQCIFKKITNLDQKGHYKYCCNICDKKFKKEKYLNKHKKIHTVGTRSCSYCNKLFRDKRDLLNHERRHTGEKPFKCNTCDKAFVSSSAMLRHEKCHLGLKPYICNTCGKSFTRTTGLRDHELIHNGRNKRFPCTFCDKIFASRSALRSHERLKHLLGEIVEPPSATMEVPVETDPSVNYIKLVFSEPSVMLKKQ, encoded by the coding sequence TGCAACCCAACGACGTCCAAGTAGAGGTGATCACCGATGATCCCAACGATGGCATGAACGTCTCCCACGGGATGACCACAGAGCAGATGGAGGAGAACTTGATGGTGACCTCATTCCCCGGCAGCACTGATCACTTCACTACGCTGCCAGCGATGTCGCACCATCAGATAGTCACTGGTGACATGGTTACCTATTTGCCCGTGAGCAGCATAGACCACTCTCAACCTCATCATCATCAGATCATCAATCATCATGGGGAGGGTATTGGAGAGATGAAGCTGGTTCAGAGCCTTCCTTCTGACCCTAAACAGACTGTACTGCTCATGGAAGCACCTCCACAAGACCCAAACCAAACTGAGTCAGCAGTACACGATCAGTCGGATACAATCAAAGAGATGGAAATAGCATCAGCAGTTGAGGCCCTTGAGGCCTTGACTGGTCTATCAAACACTTTCAATGCCTGGGCTCAACAGAATCCCCAGGGCTTACCCATAACGGAGCAGGAATTGCAACCCCCTCTGATTAAGAAAAAGCACAAGGTGAAATCAGGAAAGCACAAGTCAAAGAAGCACAAATCAGGAAAGcacaagaagaaaaaagcaAAAGCCTCCGACCACAATGGTGATATATTGCAGTCTCCCGAGGACCCTTGCCGGTGTGAAACCTGCGGAAAAGTCTTCGGCAGTAGACTCAAactaaaaaatcatttgatatcCCACTCAGATGAGAGACCTCATGTGTGCGATGTTTGTGGCAGTGCTTTCAAACGTCCTAGATACCTCCAGATTCATAAAAAGAGTCATTACTCAGACACGGTGTTTGCTTGTCAGTACTGCGACAAGACCTATTTTGAAAAGAAGAGGCTGCGCTCTCATGAGAAATGCCACATTAATCCTTTCAGTTGTGACGTCTGCGGGAAGGCTTACGGTGACAAGAGAGGTCTTGTTATTCATTATAGAACCCACACTAATGAGAAACCTTTCCTCTGTCGCATCTGTGAGAGGGGGTTCACCTCGAAGGCTGGTGTAAATAAGCATGAGAGAAGTCATTCCGGACTGAAACCCTACGTCTGCAAGATCTGCGGCAAGGCTTACACTCAACCAACAAATCTGACTGATCATGAACGGACTCACATCAACGACAGGACGTTTGCTTGCATAAGTTGCCCTAAGGTGTTCCTAGCCAGGAGCAGCCTCAGAAGGCACCGAGTCAAGAACCACCCATTAGAGAAGCCCAACGTGGGCAAACTACAGCCTTTGCACTCGAGGCAGTGTATCTTTAAGAAGATCACCAATCTCGATCAGAAAGGTCATTACAAGTACTGCTGTAATATTTGTGACAAAAAGTTCAAGAAGGAGAAGTACCttaacaaacataaaaaaatccACACTGTCGGTACGCGGTCTTGCTCCTACTGTAACAAGCTGTTCAGAGATAAGAGAGACCTCCTGAATCATGAGCGACGTCACACAGGAGAAAAACCCTTCAAGTGCAACACTTGCGACAAGGCCTTTGTCTCGAGCTCGGCAATGCTGCGACATGAGAAGTGCCACCTGGGTCTGAAACCCTACATCTGCAATACCTGCGGCAAGAGTTTCACGCGCACCACTGGCCTGCGCGATCACGAACTGATTCACAACGGGAGAAACAAACGGTTCCCGTGCACATTCTGTGACAAGATCTTTGCATCTCGGAGTGCCTTAAGGAGTCACGAGCGTTTGAAACATCTTCTCGGGGAGATTGTTGAACCTCCCTCGGCAACGATGGAGGTTCCAGTGGAAACGGATCCATCAGTCAACTACATTAAGTTGGTGTTCTCTGAACCATCGGTCatgttaaagaaacaataa